CCGGCGAAATCGAGGTAGGCGCCGGCGATGCCGTGCATCTCGTTTTCGTACTGGCGTCCCAGCTGGGCCACCCGGGCCACGCCGGACGCTTGCGCGGCCGGATACAGGTAGCGCTGCTCGACGGCCAGGTGCAGCTTGATCAAGCCGCTCATGGCGATGATCTGTTCGGCAATGGCCTGCGCCTGCGCGGCCACACCGCCGCGCGCCAGCTGGCGCAAGTCATCGATGGCGGCCAGGATGGCCAGGTGCTGCTGTTTGAATTTGTCGATATTCATGGCGTGTTTCTCTTGTTGAGTGTTGCCAGTGTAGCGGAATTCGCTTAAACATGCAAATTACATGCATCTTTAAATGACCAGTATTTCATACTGACATGGCCACTATGTGCGGCACAGAACACAAGCTATGGCCACGCT
Above is a genomic segment from Janthinobacterium sp. 64 containing:
- a CDS encoding hemerythrin domain-containing protein, translated to MNIDKFKQQHLAILAAIDDLRQLARGGVAAQAQAIAEQIIAMSGLIKLHLAVEQRYLYPAAQASGVARVAQLGRQYENEMHGIAGAYLDFAGRWNTPVRLEAEPEAFRSEANTVLHALFQRMRREDHELYPAVETLA